From a single Hymenobacter sp. YIM 151500-1 genomic region:
- a CDS encoding leucyl aminopeptidase family protein — protein MPLRLSHAPTAPAAADTVFILPAGTTELPASAAADLPEAARLYVTRQLAADQKLISLNHYSHQHYFMVAEAKKTPELAAEALRRAGHQLHGHLKTAKVPHLYVHDLTGTGALPLAEGLALTAYQFEGYKTDEKSRRPADLQELTLIGDAVTAEQVRELDGVLRGVFLARDLVNMPYSHLNATQLAQQFGQAGQEVGFHVEVLDLVRIEALRMGGLLAVNQGSPEPPTFTIMEYKPEGATNARPIVLVGKGVVFDTGGLSLKPTPGSMDLMKCDMAGAAVVVGVLAALARNRVPLHVIGLVPATDNRPGGPAVAPGDVITMFSGLTVEVMNTDAEGRLILADALAFAKKYDPELVLDFATLTGSAARAIGIEGIVCMGTAEEEVLTKLKQAGHRTHERLVEFPLWDEYADHIKSSIADINNIGKAEAGAISAGKFLERFTEGYPWVHFDIAGPAFLTAPDSYRGKGGTGTAVRLTVEFLKGRAK, from the coding sequence CGTCTTTCTCACGCCCCCACCGCGCCGGCCGCGGCCGATACTGTTTTCATCTTGCCAGCCGGCACCACGGAGCTGCCCGCTAGCGCCGCCGCCGACCTGCCCGAAGCCGCCCGCCTGTATGTAACCCGCCAGCTGGCCGCTGATCAAAAGCTCATTTCCCTCAACCACTACTCCCACCAGCACTATTTTATGGTGGCCGAGGCCAAGAAAACGCCTGAGCTAGCCGCCGAAGCCCTGCGCCGGGCCGGCCACCAGCTGCACGGCCACCTCAAAACCGCCAAAGTACCGCACCTCTACGTGCACGACCTGACCGGCACCGGCGCCCTGCCCCTGGCCGAGGGCCTGGCCCTCACGGCCTACCAGTTCGAGGGCTACAAAACCGACGAGAAGTCGCGCCGGCCCGCCGACTTGCAGGAGCTGACCCTGATAGGCGACGCCGTGACGGCCGAGCAGGTGCGGGAGCTGGACGGCGTGCTGCGCGGGGTATTCCTGGCCCGCGACCTGGTGAACATGCCCTACAGCCACCTCAACGCCACCCAGCTGGCCCAGCAGTTCGGGCAAGCGGGTCAGGAGGTTGGCTTCCACGTGGAGGTGCTGGATTTGGTGCGCATCGAGGCCCTGCGCATGGGGGGGCTGCTGGCCGTGAACCAGGGTAGCCCCGAGCCGCCCACGTTCACCATCATGGAATACAAGCCCGAAGGCGCCACCAATGCCAGGCCCATTGTGCTGGTGGGCAAGGGTGTGGTGTTTGACACGGGCGGCCTCAGCCTCAAGCCCACGCCGGGCAGCATGGACCTGATGAAGTGCGACATGGCCGGCGCGGCCGTGGTGGTGGGCGTGCTGGCGGCCCTGGCCCGCAACCGGGTGCCCCTGCACGTCATTGGGTTGGTGCCAGCCACCGACAACCGCCCCGGCGGCCCCGCCGTGGCCCCCGGCGACGTCATCACCATGTTCAGCGGCCTCACGGTGGAAGTGATGAACACCGACGCCGAAGGCCGCCTCATCCTGGCTGATGCCCTGGCCTTTGCCAAAAAGTACGACCCCGAACTGGTGCTCGACTTTGCCACGCTCACCGGCTCGGCGGCCCGCGCCATTGGCATCGAAGGCATTGTGTGCATGGGCACGGCCGAGGAGGAAGTACTGACTAAGCTCAAGCAGGCCGGCCACCGCACCCACGAGCGGCTGGTGGAGTTTCCGCTCTGGGACGAGTACGCCGACCACATCAAGAGCAGCATTGCCGACATCAACAACATCGGCAAGGCCGAAGCCGGCGCCATTTCGGCCGGTAAGTTCCTGGAGCGTTTCACCGAGGGCTACCCCTGGGTGCACTTCGACATTGCCGGCCCCGCCTTCCTCACCGCCCCCGACTCCTACCGCGGCAAAGGCGGCACCGGCACCGCCGTACGCCTCACGGTTGAGTTTTTGAAAGGGCGAGCCAAGTAA
- the pdxA gene encoding 4-hydroxythreonine-4-phosphate dehydrogenase PdxA yields MLPRIGISVGDLAGIGPEIIYKTFQDQRLLKLCTPVVYGTAAVLFDDFPASPDHEPLTFRQVREAADIAPGKHNAVTCWDEDFTLTPGQPSQASGTAARQSLLAAARDLKAGLLDALVTAPISKENTQADDFRYPGHTEFLTSFFGAKESLMLLAADELRVATVTGHIALKDVPGRLTPELLTAKLRILLHSLKQDFGIDKPRVAVLGLNPHAGENGLLGTEEAAVVTPVLQQFQQDGHLVYGPIPADGYFGTRQFRQFDATLSLYHDQGLIPFKTLAFERGVNFTAGLPVIRTSPDHGTAYGLAGKYQADETSFREALYLACNLVRQRQRLAEIKPLVPGPAPRGGRHE; encoded by the coding sequence ATGCTTCCACGCATTGGTATTTCCGTCGGCGACCTGGCCGGCATTGGTCCAGAAATCATCTATAAAACCTTCCAGGACCAGCGCCTGCTGAAGCTATGTACGCCGGTGGTCTACGGCACGGCCGCCGTGCTGTTCGACGACTTCCCAGCCAGCCCCGACCATGAGCCGCTGACCTTCCGGCAGGTGCGCGAGGCCGCCGATATTGCCCCCGGCAAGCACAACGCCGTAACCTGCTGGGACGAAGACTTCACGCTCACGCCCGGCCAGCCCAGCCAGGCCAGCGGCACGGCCGCCCGCCAAAGCCTGCTGGCCGCCGCCCGCGACCTGAAAGCCGGCCTGCTCGATGCCTTGGTCACGGCCCCTATCAGCAAGGAAAATACCCAGGCCGACGACTTCCGCTACCCCGGCCACACCGAGTTTCTGACCAGCTTCTTCGGAGCCAAGGAAAGCCTGATGCTGCTCGCGGCCGACGAGTTGCGCGTGGCCACGGTCACGGGCCACATTGCTTTGAAAGACGTACCCGGCCGCCTCACCCCGGAGCTGCTCACGGCCAAGCTGCGCATCCTGCTGCATTCTTTGAAGCAGGACTTCGGCATTGATAAGCCCCGCGTGGCGGTGCTGGGCCTGAACCCCCACGCCGGCGAAAACGGCCTGCTCGGCACCGAGGAAGCCGCCGTGGTGACGCCCGTGCTTCAGCAGTTTCAGCAGGACGGCCACCTCGTCTACGGCCCCATTCCCGCCGATGGCTACTTCGGCACTAGGCAGTTCCGGCAGTTCGACGCTACGCTGTCTTTGTACCACGACCAGGGCCTGATTCCGTTCAAAACCCTGGCCTTCGAGCGGGGCGTCAACTTCACGGCCGGCCTGCCCGTCATCCGCACCTCTCCCGACCACGGCACCGCCTACGGCCTGGCTGGCAAGTACCAAGCCGACGAAACCTCCTTTCGCGAAGCCCTCTACCTGGCTTGCAACCTCGTGCGCCAGCGGCAGCGCCTGGCCGAAATTAAGCCCCTAGTGCCCGGCCCCGCCCCCCGCGGCGGCCGCCACGAGTAG
- a CDS encoding helix-turn-helix domain-containing protein produces the protein MTLHTPADYRTALRRLDALVAAGVEGNAALEAELRELIAALDTYEGKLGLLPIPNLPTSLAEMIELKRQQMRLKQKELAQLLEVPAGRLSQILSGKRRVTLDLAKRLYERLGIPPEFILKNA, from the coding sequence ATGACGCTTCACACCCCCGCTGACTACCGGACCGCCCTGCGCCGCCTGGATGCGTTGGTAGCTGCCGGTGTGGAAGGCAACGCCGCTCTGGAAGCTGAGCTACGGGAGCTGATTGCGGCCCTGGATACGTACGAAGGCAAGCTCGGCCTGCTACCCATTCCCAATTTGCCGACCTCCCTGGCCGAAATGATTGAGCTGAAGCGCCAGCAAATGCGGCTCAAGCAAAAGGAGCTGGCTCAGCTGCTGGAAGTGCCCGCCGGGCGCCTCTCGCAGATATTGAGCGGCAAGCGCCGGGTGACGCTCGACCTGGCCAAGCGCCTGTACGAGCGGCTCGGCATTCCGCCCGAGTTTATTCTCAAAAACGCCTAG
- a CDS encoding YceD family protein, with translation MKKDSQYDINIAKLADKTHHFAFELDRAFFEQFEQQLIPDGRVHADVTLTKTDRLITVDFDLQGTVRQVCDRSLDEYDQEVEAHEQLLVRFGDQNLELDDNVLQITPDTQALPLAQHLFDYIGLALPMKKLHPRFQNEPDDNPDADAKLIFSTRPEGGEDDDNDDIDPRWNALKNLN, from the coding sequence GTGAAGAAGGACTCGCAATACGACATCAACATTGCCAAGCTGGCCGATAAAACGCACCACTTTGCGTTTGAGCTGGACCGCGCCTTTTTTGAGCAGTTTGAGCAGCAGCTCATCCCCGACGGCCGTGTGCACGCCGATGTCACGCTCACCAAAACCGACCGGCTCATCACCGTCGATTTTGACCTGCAAGGCACCGTGCGCCAGGTGTGCGACCGAAGCCTGGACGAGTACGACCAGGAGGTAGAAGCCCACGAGCAGCTGCTGGTGCGCTTCGGCGACCAGAACCTGGAGCTGGACGACAACGTGCTGCAAATTACGCCCGACACCCAGGCCCTGCCCCTGGCCCAGCACCTGTTCGACTACATCGGGCTGGCCCTGCCCATGAAGAAGCTGCACCCGCGCTTCCAAAACGAGCCCGACGACAACCCCGACGCCGATGCCAAGCTCATCTTCAGCACTCGCCCCGAAGGCGGCGAGGATGACGACAACGACGACATCGACCCGCGCTGGAACGCGCTGAAAAACCTGAATTAG
- the rpmF gene encoding 50S ribosomal protein L32, which produces MAHPKRRTSSATRDKRRSHYKLTPKPVTTCPTTGETHLRHKAYVVDGDLYLNGKVAIKNYAPVASAAATDTDEE; this is translated from the coding sequence ATGGCCCATCCTAAGCGCCGGACCTCCTCCGCTACCCGTGACAAGCGTCGTAGCCACTACAAGCTGACTCCCAAGCCTGTTACAACCTGCCCCACCACCGGCGAAACCCACCTGCGCCACAAGGCCTACGTCGTGGACGGTGACCTGTACCTGAACGGCAAAGTGGCCATCAAGAACTATGCCCCCGTGGCGAGTGCCGCTGCTACCGACACCGACGAAGAATAG
- the plsX gene encoding phosphate acyltransferase PlsX codes for MKIALDAMGGDFAPQAAVDGAVLAAAKLAGKAQIVLIGQEDAVRPLLAQHGDAAATLVLQPASQIIDMGEHPAKAYQQKQDSSIAVGYRMLHAGEVEAFCSAGNTGAMLVGAMFSVKPVPGVMRPAIANFVPKLSGGLGIMLDVGANAECKPEMLEQFGELGSLYAQYVLGIERPNVGLMNLGEEEGKGTAITQAAHQLLKVNPHVHFIGNIEGRDLFNGKADVIVCDGYTGNVLLKMAESIYDIMAERNLHDPFFDKFNYEAVGGSPILGINDNAIIGHGVSTPLAISNMLLQGYQMASSGIADQIKNTFKS; via the coding sequence ATGAAGATAGCCCTGGACGCTATGGGGGGCGACTTTGCCCCGCAGGCTGCCGTCGATGGGGCAGTGCTGGCCGCTGCGAAGCTGGCCGGCAAAGCCCAGATAGTGTTGATTGGCCAGGAAGACGCCGTGCGTCCGCTGCTGGCCCAGCACGGCGACGCGGCCGCCACCCTTGTGCTGCAACCCGCCTCCCAGATCATCGACATGGGAGAGCACCCTGCCAAAGCTTACCAGCAAAAGCAGGATTCCAGCATTGCCGTGGGCTACCGCATGCTGCACGCCGGCGAAGTAGAGGCCTTCTGCTCGGCCGGTAACACCGGCGCCATGCTCGTGGGGGCCATGTTCAGCGTCAAGCCCGTGCCCGGCGTCATGCGCCCGGCCATTGCCAACTTCGTTCCGAAGCTGAGCGGCGGCCTGGGCATCATGCTCGACGTGGGGGCCAACGCCGAGTGCAAGCCCGAAATGCTGGAGCAGTTCGGCGAGCTGGGCTCCCTCTACGCCCAGTACGTGCTGGGCATCGAGCGGCCCAACGTGGGGCTGATGAACCTGGGCGAGGAAGAGGGCAAGGGCACGGCCATCACCCAGGCTGCGCACCAGCTACTCAAGGTGAACCCCCACGTGCACTTTATCGGCAACATCGAAGGGCGCGACCTGTTCAATGGCAAAGCCGACGTGATTGTGTGCGACGGCTACACCGGCAATGTGCTGCTGAAGATGGCCGAGTCCATCTACGACATCATGGCCGAACGCAACCTGCACGACCCGTTCTTCGACAAATTTAACTACGAAGCCGTGGGCGGGTCGCCCATCCTGGGCATCAACGACAACGCCATTATCGGGCACGGCGTGAGCACCCCGCTGGCCATCAGCAACATGCTGCTGCAAGGCTACCAAATGGCCAGCTCCGGCATCGCCGACCAGATAAAAAATACCTTCAAGTCCTAG
- a CDS encoding beta-ketoacyl-ACP synthase III: MKITAAITGVGAYVPDYVLTNQELETMVETTDEWIMSRTGIQERHILKGEDQGTSVMGIKAVEQLLAKTGTAAEDIDLVICATTTPDLVFPATANIISAAVGATKAFSFDMQAACSGFMYALATGAQFIATGTYKKVVVVGADKMSSIIDYTDRATCIIFGDGAGAVLLEPNTEGLGLLDQELHSDGTGEQYLHQKAGGSRRPPSAETVANREHFVYQEGAAVFKFAVKNMADVAAQVAERNGLSADTINWLVPHQANKRIIDATAQRVGIGPEKVMLNIHRYGNTTNGTIPLCLADYEQQLRKGDNLIVAAFGGGFTWGSLYLKWAYDPKPDPAVA; this comes from the coding sequence ATGAAGATTACCGCTGCCATCACCGGAGTGGGCGCCTACGTGCCCGATTACGTGCTTACCAACCAGGAGCTTGAAACTATGGTTGAGACGACGGATGAGTGGATTATGAGCCGAACCGGGATTCAGGAGCGGCACATTCTAAAAGGCGAAGACCAGGGCACGTCGGTGATGGGCATCAAGGCCGTGGAGCAGCTGCTGGCCAAAACCGGCACGGCGGCCGAAGACATCGACCTCGTCATCTGCGCCACCACTACCCCTGACCTGGTGTTTCCGGCCACGGCCAACATCATTTCGGCGGCTGTGGGTGCCACCAAGGCGTTCAGCTTCGATATGCAGGCGGCCTGCTCGGGCTTTATGTACGCCCTGGCCACCGGCGCCCAGTTTATTGCCACCGGCACCTACAAAAAAGTGGTAGTAGTGGGCGCCGACAAGATGTCGAGCATCATCGACTACACCGACCGCGCCACCTGCATCATCTTCGGCGACGGGGCCGGGGCCGTGCTGCTGGAACCCAACACCGAAGGCCTGGGCCTGCTCGACCAGGAGCTCCACTCCGACGGCACCGGTGAACAGTACCTGCACCAGAAAGCCGGTGGCTCGCGCCGCCCGCCCTCGGCCGAAACCGTAGCGAACCGGGAGCATTTCGTGTACCAGGAAGGCGCCGCCGTGTTCAAATTTGCGGTGAAAAACATGGCCGACGTAGCCGCGCAGGTGGCTGAGCGCAACGGCCTTTCGGCTGATACCATTAATTGGCTAGTGCCCCACCAGGCCAACAAGCGCATCATCGACGCCACGGCCCAGCGCGTGGGCATCGGGCCGGAAAAGGTGATGCTTAACATTCACCGCTACGGCAACACCACCAACGGCACCATCCCGCTGTGCCTGGCCGACTACGAGCAGCAGCTGCGCAAGGGCGACAACCTGATTGTGGCGGCCTTTGGTGGCGGCTTCACCTGGGGCTCATTGTACCTGAAATGGGCTTACGACCCCAAACCCGACCCTGCGGTGGCCTAA
- the efp gene encoding elongation factor P — protein sequence MATTADFRNGLVLNYNGELHVITEFQHVKPGKGPAFVRTKLRNIKTGRVIDNTFNAGVKVETARVEQRPHQYLFKDDYGFTFMDNATFEQVVLPEAMVPFADLMKEGQEVSILFHAESEQPLTAELPTTVELLVTYTEPGLRGDTATNTLKPAIVETGARIQVPLFIDQDTKIRVDTRDYSYVERVK from the coding sequence ATGGCAACCACTGCAGATTTTCGCAACGGCCTGGTGCTGAACTACAACGGCGAATTGCACGTCATCACCGAGTTTCAGCACGTGAAGCCCGGCAAAGGCCCGGCCTTCGTGCGCACCAAGCTCCGCAACATCAAAACCGGCCGCGTTATCGACAATACCTTCAACGCCGGCGTGAAGGTGGAAACGGCCCGCGTCGAGCAGCGCCCGCACCAGTACCTGTTCAAGGACGATTACGGCTTCACGTTCATGGACAATGCTACCTTTGAGCAAGTGGTGCTGCCCGAAGCCATGGTGCCCTTCGCCGACTTGATGAAGGAAGGCCAGGAAGTCAGCATCCTCTTCCACGCCGAAAGCGAGCAGCCGCTCACCGCCGAACTGCCCACCACCGTAGAGCTACTGGTAACCTACACCGAGCCCGGCCTGCGCGGCGACACGGCCACCAACACCCTGAAGCCGGCCATTGTAGAAACCGGCGCCCGGATTCAGGTGCCGCTGTTCATCGACCAAGACACGAAAATCCGCGTGGACACCCGCGACTACTCCTATGTCGAAAGAGTCAAATAA
- the accB gene encoding acetyl-CoA carboxylase biotin carboxyl carrier protein, translating to MKARELQELLDFIAKSGLNKVNIETEEFKISVQREPSYKPVVSMSAPAPASVPVAPPVQAAPAAAAPTTAPAPAAVPAAAPATEATGGNYVPLKAPMIGTFYRSNSPDAPAFVQVGDTVEKGQVICIIEAMKLFNEIEAEQSGRVVKALVENASPVEYDQPLFLIEPM from the coding sequence ATGAAAGCCAGAGAACTACAGGAATTGCTTGACTTTATTGCCAAGTCAGGTCTGAATAAAGTCAACATTGAAACCGAGGAGTTCAAGATTTCGGTGCAGCGTGAGCCCAGCTACAAGCCCGTGGTGAGCATGAGCGCCCCGGCGCCCGCCAGCGTACCGGTAGCGCCCCCCGTTCAGGCTGCACCGGCGGCTGCGGCCCCTACCACTGCCCCAGCACCGGCCGCGGTGCCAGCGGCTGCCCCCGCCACAGAAGCTACTGGCGGCAACTATGTGCCGCTGAAGGCCCCGATGATTGGCACCTTCTACCGCAGCAACAGCCCCGATGCCCCGGCCTTCGTGCAGGTGGGCGACACGGTGGAGAAAGGCCAGGTTATCTGCATTATCGAGGCCATGAAGCTGTTCAACGAAATCGAAGCCGAGCAGTCCGGCCGCGTGGTGAAGGCCTTGGTCGAAAACGCCTCCCCCGTGGAGTACGACCAGCCCCTGTTCCTGATTGAGCCAATGTAA
- the accC gene encoding acetyl-CoA carboxylase biotin carboxylase subunit yields the protein MFKKILIANRGEIALRVIRTCKEMGIKTVAVYSTADKESLHVRFADEAVCIGPPPSSQSYLSIPTLIAAAEITNADAIHPGYGFLSENAEFSRVCQENGIKFIGASPDMINQMGDKASAKDTMKRAGVPCIPGSDGLLDSLEEGKRVAADIKYPVILKATAGGGGRGMRIINAEDEFEKAWNDARTEAKAAFGNDGVYLEKFVEEPRHIEIQVCGDQYGHVCHLSERDCSIQRRHQKLVEEAPSPFMTEELRERMGQAAIAGAAAIGYEGVGTIEFLVDKNRDFYFMEMNTRIQVEHPVTEEVINYDLIKEQIKVAAGVPISGNNYGPSMHAMECRINAEDPAQGFRPSPGRITVLHIPGGHGVRVDTHVYAGYQIPPNYDSMIAKLITVAQTREECIVKMKRALSEFVVEGVKTTIPFHLALMDNEEFKAGNFTTKFIETSFDFSVL from the coding sequence GTGTTCAAGAAAATACTGATTGCCAACCGGGGCGAAATTGCGCTGCGCGTGATTCGGACCTGCAAGGAGATGGGCATCAAGACGGTGGCGGTGTACTCCACAGCCGACAAGGAGAGCCTGCACGTGCGCTTTGCCGATGAGGCCGTGTGCATCGGGCCGCCGCCGTCGTCGCAGAGCTACCTGAGCATCCCGACGCTGATTGCCGCCGCTGAAATCACCAACGCCGACGCCATCCATCCAGGCTACGGGTTCCTGTCAGAAAACGCGGAGTTTTCGCGCGTGTGCCAGGAAAACGGCATCAAGTTCATCGGCGCCTCGCCCGACATGATCAACCAGATGGGCGACAAAGCCTCGGCCAAGGACACCATGAAGCGGGCCGGCGTGCCCTGCATTCCCGGCTCCGATGGCCTGCTCGACTCCCTGGAAGAAGGCAAGCGCGTGGCCGCCGACATCAAGTACCCGGTCATTCTGAAGGCTACGGCCGGCGGCGGCGGGCGCGGCATGCGCATCATCAACGCCGAAGACGAGTTTGAGAAGGCCTGGAACGACGCCCGCACCGAGGCTAAAGCCGCCTTCGGCAACGACGGCGTGTACCTGGAAAAGTTTGTGGAGGAACCCCGCCACATCGAAATCCAGGTGTGCGGCGACCAGTACGGCCACGTGTGCCACCTCTCGGAGCGCGACTGTAGCATTCAGCGTCGCCACCAGAAGCTGGTGGAGGAAGCTCCCTCGCCCTTCATGACCGAGGAGCTACGCGAGCGGATGGGCCAGGCCGCCATTGCCGGTGCCGCCGCCATCGGCTACGAGGGCGTGGGCACGATTGAGTTTCTGGTCGACAAGAACCGCGACTTCTACTTCATGGAGATGAACACCCGCATTCAGGTGGAGCACCCCGTGACCGAGGAAGTCATCAACTACGACCTCATTAAGGAGCAAATCAAGGTGGCAGCGGGCGTGCCGATTTCGGGCAACAACTACGGCCCCAGCATGCACGCCATGGAGTGCCGCATCAACGCCGAGGACCCCGCTCAGGGCTTCCGACCCTCGCCTGGCCGCATCACGGTGCTGCACATCCCCGGCGGCCACGGTGTGCGCGTAGACACGCACGTGTACGCGGGCTACCAGATTCCGCCCAACTACGACTCCATGATTGCCAAACTCATCACCGTGGCCCAAACCCGCGAGGAGTGCATCGTGAAGATGAAGCGGGCCCTGTCGGAGTTTGTGGTGGAAGGCGTGAAAACCACCATCCCCTTCCACCTGGCCCTGATGGACAACGAGGAGTTCAAGGCTGGCAATTTCACCACTAAGTTTATCGAGACGTCGTTTGACTTCTCGGTGCTGTAG
- a CDS encoding Uma2 family endonuclease produces the protein MPAQPDYTRRYTVEEYFALEEASDIRHEYYHGEIFPLDGPDGPEAKAGGTKRHNRLVQNCVVALRLALRGKGCDIFSENVRLAINEADHYNYPDVVVTCSPADRQDPRIVRYPSVIVEVLSASTEAHDRGWKFQQYQALPSLQHYVLVSQRRRLIEWYSRSDSGTWILASVRELDEAVTLSALDISLPVADLYENVETGPEEGPVLLRLPD, from the coding sequence ATGCCTGCCCAGCCCGACTACACCCGCCGCTACACCGTGGAGGAATACTTCGCCCTTGAAGAAGCTTCTGACATCCGGCATGAGTATTACCACGGCGAGATTTTCCCATTGGATGGGCCCGATGGCCCTGAGGCTAAAGCAGGTGGCACAAAGCGACATAACCGCCTGGTGCAAAACTGCGTGGTAGCGTTACGTCTGGCACTGCGCGGAAAGGGCTGTGATATTTTCTCGGAGAATGTTCGGCTGGCCATCAACGAAGCCGACCACTACAACTACCCTGATGTAGTGGTAACCTGCTCACCCGCTGACCGACAGGACCCGCGCATCGTCCGGTACCCCAGCGTCATTGTGGAAGTGCTGTCGGCTTCAACCGAAGCACACGACCGGGGTTGGAAATTTCAGCAATACCAAGCCTTGCCCAGCTTGCAACATTATGTATTGGTGTCGCAACGGCGCCGACTTATCGAGTGGTATTCACGTAGCGACAGTGGCACTTGGATTTTGGCTTCCGTGCGCGAACTGGACGAAGCCGTAACTCTCTCGGCATTAGACATCAGCCTTCCCGTAGCGGATCTATACGAGAACGTAGAAACCGGCCCCGAGGAGGGGCCCGTTTTGTTGCGTTTGCCCGACTAA
- a CDS encoding DUF3109 family protein, producing MIIIQHTVISDDVRDNFFVCNLEACKGACCVEGDLGAPLEEDELSILERDYEAIKPFLTEAGRQAIEQQGLYIKDWEGDYSTTTINDRECAYALYDERGILKCGIEEAYRAGATTFKKPISCHLYPIRVAKYDGFEALNYDRWSICNPACSFGGNLGVRVYQFLKEPLIRKYGAEWYEELVTEIEGSNNI from the coding sequence ATGATCATCATTCAACATACCGTCATTTCCGACGACGTTCGGGACAACTTTTTCGTCTGCAATCTGGAGGCCTGTAAAGGCGCCTGCTGCGTGGAAGGCGACCTGGGCGCCCCGCTGGAAGAGGACGAGCTGTCCATTCTGGAACGAGACTACGAAGCTATCAAGCCCTTCCTGACCGAAGCCGGCCGCCAAGCCATCGAGCAGCAGGGCCTTTACATCAAGGATTGGGAAGGTGACTATAGCACCACCACCATCAACGACCGGGAGTGTGCCTACGCCCTCTACGACGAGCGGGGCATCCTGAAGTGCGGCATCGAAGAAGCCTACCGGGCCGGGGCCACCACCTTCAAAAAGCCCATCAGCTGCCACCTGTACCCCATTCGCGTCGCCAAATACGACGGCTTCGAGGCCCTGAACTATGACCGGTGGAGCATCTGCAACCCCGCCTGCTCCTTCGGGGGCAACCTGGGTGTGCGGGTGTACCAGTTCTTAAAAGAGCCTCTGATTCGCAAGTACGGGGCGGAGTGGTACGAGGAGCTGGTGACGGAGATTGAAGGGTCAAATAACATTTAG
- a CDS encoding glycosyltransferase family 4 protein, whose amino-acid sequence MNNAPASQIAPPAPPIVFPLSLLCLSASWGGLELNTVRFAGWMRERGWPVQLITLKGSPMAVRAEEQELPVAFLTNPLKAVDVPAAARLAALLRAFGTRVLIVTRNADLALAVLCRALRLPALHVVYQQHMQLGLAKRSFVHTLRYRALAAWLSPLPGLAREVLQKTRLPADRLHVVPLGIELEKFASSAPTQAEARQQLGLKLPNGAVLLGLIGRFDEAKGQLFVVESLAKLRLRHPQLHLLLVGEPTRNVGSAYRENVLHRVQELGLTGAVHVRDFTPHPEVAYRALDVSITASTNETYGMVTIEAMASRLPVVASAAGGTMELVDDGRTGLLFPPHNAAAFGRCVERLLTAPELALRLGQQAQAEALVAYSHHRQCELTEQILRGLGL is encoded by the coding sequence ATGAACAACGCCCCTGCTTCCCAAATAGCTCCCCCTGCGCCGCCAATCGTGTTTCCGTTGTCGTTGCTGTGCTTGTCGGCCAGCTGGGGCGGGCTGGAGCTAAACACAGTGCGCTTTGCCGGCTGGATGCGGGAGCGGGGCTGGCCCGTGCAGCTCATCACGCTAAAAGGCTCGCCCATGGCTGTGCGGGCCGAAGAACAAGAACTGCCGGTAGCTTTTCTGACCAACCCGCTCAAAGCCGTGGACGTACCAGCCGCCGCCCGCCTGGCCGCCCTGCTGCGGGCCTTCGGCACCCGCGTCCTCATCGTCACCCGCAACGCTGACCTGGCCCTGGCCGTGCTCTGCCGCGCCCTGCGCCTGCCGGCCTTGCACGTGGTGTATCAGCAGCACATGCAATTGGGCCTAGCCAAGCGCAGCTTCGTGCACACGCTACGCTACCGTGCCTTGGCCGCTTGGCTTAGCCCCTTGCCCGGCCTGGCCCGCGAAGTGCTCCAAAAAACCCGCCTGCCCGCCGACCGACTGCATGTGGTTCCGCTAGGTATCGAGCTGGAGAAGTTTGCCAGCTCCGCGCCCACGCAGGCCGAAGCCCGGCAGCAGCTAGGCTTGAAGCTGCCCAACGGGGCGGTTTTGCTGGGTCTGATCGGTCGGTTTGATGAAGCTAAAGGGCAGCTGTTTGTGGTAGAATCCCTGGCCAAACTGCGCCTACGGCACCCGCAGCTGCACCTGCTGCTGGTAGGTGAGCCGACCCGCAATGTGGGCAGCGCCTACCGCGAAAACGTGCTGCACCGCGTGCAGGAGCTGGGCCTCACCGGCGCCGTGCACGTGCGCGACTTCACGCCCCACCCCGAAGTGGCCTACCGCGCCCTTGACGTGTCCATCACCGCCTCTACTAATGAAACCTACGGCATGGTAACCATCGAGGCCATGGCCAGCCGCCTACCCGTAGTGGCGTCGGCGGCCGGGGGCACTATGGAGCTGGTGGACGATGGCCGTACGGGCTTGCTGTTTCCGCCCCACAATGCAGCGGCGTTTGGACGCTGCGTGGAGCGGCTGCTGACGGCGCCAGAGCTGGCCTTGCGGCTAGGCCAGCAGGCCCAGGCGGAGGCCCTGGTTGCATACTCTCACCACCGCCAATGTGAGCTGACGGAACAGATTCTGCGGGGACTGGGGTTGTAA